The Silene latifolia isolate original U9 population chromosome X, ASM4854445v1, whole genome shotgun sequence genome contains the following window.
CATAGCTTCTAGGAATCTCGTAAATAACCAAGCAAATGACTCCTTGCTCTCATTAATAAGAAGCCCAGCCCCAAAGGTCACACATCTCTTATGATGATCCACCCCTGTGAAAGGGGCGAATATCATTCTATACTTATTTTTCCTAAAGGTAGTGTCAAAGGATGTCATGTCCCCAAATAGCTAATAAGTTTTTATACTAATAGGGTCAGCCCAGAAAACATGTGACAATCTACCTTTCTCATCTACCTCAAAGTCAAAGTAAAAGGATGGACACATtctttttattttcataaaatgctCAATAAGCATTTGAGCATCCCCTTCTGACAAGAACTTTTTGATATCCCTTGAAAAGTTTTTAAAGTCTTCCAATGAAGCACCCACATTCTGATAACCTCTGACATACTCCTTAAACATCCTATAGGTCATAACTGGACCTTTGTTAACCTTTGAGTTATCAACTATCATTTTTTTATGAACTATATTCAATTCTCTCGTTTGCGTCAGATGTACCATTGTTAATGGTGTAGCTGGCATATGATTATGCCCTTCAACAAAACCATAAATTTGGTATTTACCGTTAGCAATTCGTTTAAAGTTAATCCTAGCAAGGCAACCTAC
Protein-coding sequences here:
- the LOC141620481 gene encoding protein FAR-RED IMPAIRED RESPONSE 1-like, with product MIVDNSKVNKGPVMTYRMFKEYVRGYQNVGASLEDFKNFSRDIKKFLSEGDAQMLIEHFMKIKRMCPSFYFDFEVDEKGVDHHKRCVTFGAGLLINESKESFAWLFTRFLEAMGGRYPVCIITDEDLGIEGGLKKVFKDKVQHRYCMWHILKKLPEKVGPVICRETEFLKEINSCVWGKDVEPAEFEERWTAIVEAHGLSDNEWLQEKYSIRQFWIPAYFRDLFL